A DNA window from Takifugu flavidus isolate HTHZ2018 chromosome 15, ASM371156v2, whole genome shotgun sequence contains the following coding sequences:
- the LOC130538868 gene encoding LOW QUALITY PROTEIN: zinc finger and BTB domain-containing protein 41-like (The sequence of the model RefSeq protein was modified relative to this genomic sequence to represent the inferred CDS: inserted 1 base in 1 codon) yields the protein MKKRRNSPLSSKPCGQDGTRSDCAAEVDPGVLPTTGTAPEHPLKIRHLTMSQQGQNLLKFLKEDQTRRQFCDVMVSVGGNLYSAHKVVLAHGSSYFHAELSKNPTAAQVSLDHVEDSVFQQLLELLYTSQCFIMEKDLPALIRAARFLDMMDVVKLLSGASDPVRVIQEEGGIGGREVEKTCESADIHSPDSLCSTGSGQVNTSNSPRSQSAEGHADVYQETMEETTAATRRSTRRRTPANFQRSSVGCPKSAPEKRESAAATPEQQMVVATAAQEPAGADEDEGGVNEEEACMADKPEGQPRSDEIEADHQTVPEVETRAAATGSATQSPVYPEGLAPVIIQTSNKKTLKCPKCDKSFDRAGKYQSHTRVHTGEKPFQCDICLQRYSTKSNLTFHKKKHSSDEPFQKKEHTCPICSKLHASKKTLSKHVKRFHPEHVQEFLTKRKKKSDGWKCGICLKTFTRRPHLQEHMILHTQDRPFKCSLCDEYFKSRFARLKHQEKFHLGPFPCEICGRQFNDTGNRKRHIECTHGGKRKWTCFVCGKSVRERTTLKEHLRIHSGEKPHLCSICGQSFRHGSSYRLHLRVHHDDKRYECDQCGKTFIRHDHLTKHQKIHSGEKAHQCEECGKCFRRHDHLTVHYKSIHLGEKVWQKYKTAVHQCEVCKKEFKGKSSLEMHFRTHSGEKPHRCPECNQTFRIKKTLTKHMVIHSDARPFSCPHCTSTFKRKDKLKYHLDHVHSARLTERPLTVLGDDKMAPAPFEEPSKSYDSEPKSAPTNVCVPVTLVPVQLAVRAQRDHRAAPPLSSQTHGGVNAQTRGRQQNSGYQTATELAFLEKYALGSQPTSSVHAXRPEQVMDQRDQSYLGTLLGLDSTSVQNISSSDHTR from the exons ATGAAGAAACGGCGTAATAGTCCTCTGAGTTCCAAACCGTGCGGGCAGGATGGAACTAGAAGTGATTGTGCTGCAGAGGTGGACCCCGGGGTCCTACCGACCACTGGGACTGCCCCAGAACACCCCTTAAAAATCAGACATCTCACAATGTCGCAGCAGGGCCAGAATCTGCTCAAGTTCCTGAAGGAGGACCAGACAAGGCGGCAGTTCTGTGATGTGATGGTGTCTGTGGGAGGGAATCTCTACAGCGCTCACAAGGTCGTGCTGGCCCACGGCAGCAGCTACTTCCATGCAGAGCTTTCCAAAAAccccacagcagcacaggtgtCCCTGGATCATGTGGAGGACTCTGTATTCCAGCAACTGCTTGAACTTCTATACACGTCCCAGTGTTTTATTATGGAGAAGGATCTCCCGGCGCTGATCCGAGCGGCCCGATTCTTGGACATGATGGATGTGGTGAAGCTCCTGTCTGGAGCGAGTGACCCGGTGCGAGTGATTCAGGAAGAGGGTGGGATCGGGGGTCGTGAGGTGGAGAAGACCTGTGAATCAGCAGACATCCACAGCCCAGATTCTCTGTGCTCCACTGGCAGCGGCCAGGTGAACACCTCAAACTCCCCGCGGAGCCAGTCGGCCGAGGGTCACGCCGATGTCTACCaggagaccatggaggagacgACCGCGGCCACGCGGAGATCAACTCGGAGGAGAACACCCGCCAACTTTCAGAGAAGCAGCGTGGGGTGCCCTAAGAGCGCCCCTGAGAAAAGAGAAAGCGCTGCGGCAACACCTGAACAGCAGATGGTGGTCGCCACGGCTGCTCAGGAGCCGGCTGGTGCGGACGAGGACGAGGGAGGGGTCAATGAAGAGGAAGCGTGCATGGCAGACAAGCCGGAGGGTCAACCGCGTTCGGATGAGATCGAGGCCGACCACCAGACTGTCCCAGAGGTGGAGACGCGAGCGGCGGCGACAGGAAGTGCTACACAGAGTCCAGTTTACCCCGAGGGTCTGGCTCCTGTCATCATCCAAACCTCCAACAAGAAGACTCTCAAGTGCCCCAAATGCGACAAATCCTTCGACCGTGCAG GGAAGTATCAGAGCCACACCAGAGTGCACACGGGAGAGAAGCCGTTCCAGTGTGACATCTGTCTTCAGCGCTACTCCACCAAGTCCAACCTGACTTTCCACAAGAAGAAGCACAGCAGCGACGAGCCCTTCCAGAAGAAGGAGCACACCTGCCCCATCTGTAGCAAACTCCACGCCAGCAAGAAAACCCTCTCCAAGCACGTCAAGAG GTTTCACCCAGAACACGTTCAGGAGTTTCTTACCAAGCGGAAGAAGAAGAGCGACGGCTGGAAATGTGGC ATCTGCCTGAAGACCTTCACCCGGAGGCCTCACCTGCAGGAGCACATGATCCTCCACACCCAGGATCGGCCCTTCAAGTGCTCCCTCTGCGACGAGTACTTCAAGTCCAGGTTTGCCAGGTTGAAGCACCAGGAAAAGTTCCACTTAG GTCCTTTCCCCTGCGAGATCTGTGGGCGGCAGTTTAACGACACGGGCAACAGAAAGAGGCACATCGAGTGCACGCACGGAGGCAAGAGGAAGTGGACCTGCTTCGTCTGTGGGAAATCAGTGAGGGAGAG GACGACGCTGAAggagcacctgaggatccacagCGGCGAGAAGCCTCACCTGTGCAGCATCTGTGGCCAAAGCTTCCGTCACGGCAGCTCCTACAGACTCCACCTCCGGGTCCACCACGACGACAAACGCTACGAGTGCGACCAGTGCGGGAAAACCTTCATCCGCCACGACCACCTGACCAAGCATCAGAAGATCCACTCTG GTGAGAAGGCCCACCAGTGCGAAGAATGCGGCAAGTGCTTCCGGCGCCACGATCACCTGACGGTCCATTACAAGAGCATTCATTTGGGCGAGAAAGTCTGGCAGAA GTATAAAACCGCCGTGCATCAGTGTGAGGTTTGCAAGAAGGAATTCAAAGGGAAGTCCAGCCTGGAGATGCACTTCCGGACCCACTCCG GTGAGAAACCCCACAGGTGTCCGGAGTGCAACCAGACCTTCCGCATCAAGAAGACGCTGACGAAGCACATGGTGATCCACTCGGACGCGCGTCCCTTCAGCTGCCcccactgcacctccacctttAAGAGGAAGGACAAGCTCAAATACCACTTGGATCATGTGCACAGCGCTCGTCTGACGGAGCGACCCCTGACCGTGCTTGGTGACGACAAAATGGCCCCCGCCCCCTTTGAGGAACCCTCCAAGTCTTACGACAGCGAGCCGAAGTCTGCTCCCACGAACGTCTGCGTGCCCGTGACTTTAGTCCCGGTGCAGTTAGCGGTGAGAGCTCAGCGCGACCACAGGGCGGCGCCACCGCTGTCCTCACAGACTCACGGCGGCGTGAACGCGCAGACTCGAGGGCGGCAGCAGAACTCTGGCTACCAGACCGCCACAGAGCTCGCATTCCTGGAGAAGTACGCGCTCGGCAGCCAGCCCACCAGCTCCGTCCACG CGAGGCCCGAGCAGGTGATGGACCAGCGGGATCAGTCGTACCTGGGAACGCTGCTGGGACTGGATTCGACATCCGTGCAGAACATCTCCAGCTCTGACCACACGCGCTGA
- the LOC130538875 gene encoding uncharacterized protein K02A2.6-like, with amino-acid sequence MHCNGWSETLPVYVTRDNLTAIMGRTWLRKIHLDWQEVRKLSTHSTQLQSILEKHDQIFRDELGSMKDITVKLHVKPGSKPVFRKARPVPYAIRPKVEADLDALVESGVLEPVTTSEWATPIVPVPKKNGGIRTCGDFNPVLVAEQYPLPLIDDLFAGLVGGKKISKMDLNQAYLQMHVEEQSRKLLTINTHKGLFRYRRLPFGITSGPALFQRAMDQILTGLPGVQCYLDDILCTGANNEEHLRNLDVTLQRLEEYGLTVRKDKCEFFKPSVEYLGHVTDAEGLHTAPSKITAIVDAPPPQNISQLRSFLGLLNYYGRFIPNLALLLQPLHELLCKDKMWKWTEN; translated from the coding sequence ATGCACTGTAACGGTTGGTCAGAGACACTTCCCGTCTACGTCACCAGGGATAACCTCACCGCCATCATGGGGCGCACCTGGTTAAGGAAAATCCATCTTGACTGGCAGGAGGTAAGGAAGCTATCAACTCATTCAACACAGTTGCAGTCGATACTGGAAAAACATGACCAGATCTTCCGTGATGAGTTAGGTAGCATGAAGGACATTACTGTTAAGTTGCATGTCAAACCTGGGAGCAAACCTGTATTCCGCAAGGCAAGACCAGTACCTTACGCAATTAGGCCAAAGGTGGAAGCTGACTTGGATGCTTTGGTTGAGAGTGGGGTTTTAGAGCCTGTGACCACCAGCGAGTGGGCCACGCCTATTGTTCCGGTACCAAAGAAAAATGGTGGAATCCGGACCTGTGGGGACTTTAACCCAGTGCTGGTAGCAGAGCAGTATCCACTCCCATTGATTGATGATTTATTTGCTGGTcttgttggaggaaaaaaaatcagcaaaatGGATCTCAACCAAGCTTACCTGCAAATGCACGTGGAGGAACAGTCACGCAAACTGTtaacaataaacacacataaaggACTTTTCAGGTATCGCAGGTTGCCTTTTGGAATAACCTCAGGTCCAGCTTTATTCCAGCGTGCCATGGATCAAATCCTTACTGGCTTACCAGGTGTACAATGTTACCTTGATGACATTCTGTGTACGGGAGCAAACAATGAAGAGCATCTGCGTAACTTAGATGTGACACTTCAAAGGCTGGAGGAATACGGACTTACAGTTcgaaaagacaaatgtgagtTCTTTAAGCCGTCTGTGGAGTATCTGGGGCATGTGACTGATGCAGAAGGACTCCACACCGCACCGTCCAAAATCACTGCCATCGTCGATGCACCACCGCCACAGAACATCAGCCAGCTACGATCCTTTTTAGGATTATTGAATTATTACGGACGATTCATTCCAAACTTGGCTTTGTTGCTGCAGCCATTGCATGAATTGTTGTGCAAAGACAAAATGTGGAAATGGACCGAAAACTGA